One Planktothrix serta PCC 8927 DNA window includes the following coding sequences:
- the crtD gene encoding C-3',4' desaturase CrtD: MNTGRRVIVIGAGIGGLTAGALLAYRGYSVLILDQAIVPGGCASTFQRRGFTFDVGATQVAGLEPGGIHHRIFTELGIELPAATPCDPACAVFLPGESEPIQVWRDPQKWQQERQRQFPGSEPFWQLMGTLFQASWRFQSRDPILPPRNLWDLWQLIQAVRPDTLITLPFTLMTVADALRLYNLQDNLRLKTFLDLQLKLYSQVDTEETALLYAATALGVSQEPQGLSHLQGSMQVLSDRLVEALERDGGKLLMRHTVEAIETEKGQAVAVRIRNQKTGEVWREKGDHIVANVPIQNLIQLLDENSKNSRPFLSISLPVYQQRIEQLSAPSGAFVIYLGVQKQAIPPGCPPHLQFLYDDQGPIGENNSLFVSVSRPGDGRAPEGQATIIASSFTETQQWWQCSDYQGLKQQYTDTAIARLRSYFELSPETIVYQEAATPRTFERYTARDQGVVGGVGQRISTFGPFGLANRTPIKHLWLVGDSTHPGEGTAGVSYSALTVVHQIEALNSY, translated from the coding sequence GTGAACACGGGACGACGGGTGATTGTGATAGGGGCGGGAATTGGGGGATTAACAGCCGGGGCGTTATTAGCTTATCGGGGATATTCTGTTTTAATCTTAGACCAAGCCATCGTACCCGGAGGGTGTGCTTCCACCTTTCAACGTCGGGGGTTTACCTTTGATGTCGGTGCGACCCAGGTAGCGGGTTTGGAACCGGGTGGCATTCATCACCGGATTTTCACGGAGTTAGGGATAGAATTACCCGCAGCAACTCCCTGTGACCCAGCTTGTGCGGTGTTTTTACCCGGAGAAAGCGAACCCATTCAGGTGTGGCGAGATCCGCAAAAATGGCAACAGGAGCGACAACGACAATTTCCGGGGAGTGAACCCTTTTGGCAGTTAATGGGGACGTTATTTCAAGCCAGTTGGCGGTTTCAAAGCCGTGACCCCATCTTACCTCCTCGGAATTTATGGGATCTGTGGCAATTGATACAAGCTGTTCGTCCCGATACTTTAATTACATTGCCTTTTACCTTGATGACGGTGGCTGATGCTTTACGGTTGTACAATTTACAGGATAATCTGCGCCTGAAAACCTTTTTAGATTTACAACTCAAGTTATATTCTCAAGTGGATACGGAAGAAACGGCTTTGTTGTACGCAGCAACGGCGTTAGGCGTGTCTCAGGAACCTCAAGGGTTATCCCATCTGCAAGGAAGTATGCAGGTGTTAAGCGATCGCTTAGTAGAAGCGTTAGAACGAGATGGGGGTAAACTATTAATGCGGCATACCGTTGAAGCTATTGAAACAGAAAAGGGTCAAGCCGTAGCCGTTAGAATTAGAAATCAAAAAACTGGGGAAGTGTGGCGAGAAAAGGGGGATCATATTGTTGCGAATGTCCCTATACAAAACTTAATTCAATTATTAGATGAAAATAGCAAAAATTCCCGTCCCTTTTTATCAATTTCTTTGCCTGTTTATCAACAGCGAATTGAACAATTATCAGCCCCATCAGGAGCATTTGTGATCTATTTAGGGGTGCAAAAACAAGCGATTCCTCCGGGATGTCCACCCCATTTACAATTCCTTTATGATGATCAAGGGCCAATTGGAGAAAATAATTCTTTATTTGTGTCGGTGAGTCGTCCTGGAGATGGACGAGCACCTGAAGGACAAGCCACAATTATTGCTTCTAGTTTTACTGAAACTCAACAATGGTGGCAGTGTTCAGATTATCAAGGTTTAAAACAACAGTATACAGACACAGCCATCGCCCGTTTAAGGTCTTATTTTGAGTTATCGCCAGAAACCATTGTTTATCAAGAAGCAGCCACACCCCGCACCTTTGAACGCTATACCGCCCGTGATCAAGGGGTTGTTGGGGGGGTCGGTCAACGAATCTCGACTTTTGGGCCTTTTGGGTTAGCTAATCGTACCCCAATTAAACATCTGTGGTTAGTGGGAGATTCGACCCATCCCGGTGAAGGAACCGCAGGAGTTTCTTATTCCGCCTTAACAGTTGTTCATCAAATTGAAGCCTTGAATTCTTACTAA
- a CDS encoding glycosyltransferase, whose product MEKHNKVIMIGPSLSEQGGMGTVETLIMNAGYTGFTIKHIATWNGKSSSFAKLNQVKVFTIAFLTLLGYFSQNEVDLVHLHISERGSIVRKGIIALTCLVARKPFIFHAHGCEFHEFYEALPQLIQKLITALFRRSACLIALSESWRNYYLETCHLSPEKVIVLNNPVILADEWQKDPHPEKLKFVFLGKINKRKGIYDLLRAFANLKPDYRNKVELVLAGSGEVEEAQNLVTQLGIQEQISFPGWLDQQQRDKLLGESDVMLLPSYNEGLPMAILEAMSWGLPVITTPVGGIPEVIEQGKTGLLINPGDIEQLTEAMQSLIENPSLRLSLGLAARKKVEPLSIEYYSQDLFNIYHEIIQQNRTEQRDTENLKSNSLQKQTM is encoded by the coding sequence ATGGAAAAACACAATAAAGTAATTATGATTGGCCCTTCTTTGTCAGAACAAGGAGGCATGGGGACTGTAGAAACGCTGATTATGAACGCAGGATACACTGGGTTCACCATCAAGCATATCGCTACTTGGAATGGGAAATCAAGTTCTTTCGCTAAACTCAATCAGGTAAAAGTTTTTACTATAGCTTTTTTGACTTTGTTGGGATATTTCTCTCAAAATGAAGTTGATCTTGTTCATTTACATATCTCAGAACGGGGGAGTATTGTTCGTAAAGGAATCATCGCTTTAACCTGTCTTGTCGCCAGGAAACCTTTTATTTTCCATGCTCATGGCTGTGAATTTCATGAATTTTATGAAGCACTTCCTCAACTAATTCAGAAACTGATTACTGCGCTATTTCGACGTTCTGCTTGTTTGATTGCGTTATCTGAAAGTTGGAGAAACTATTATCTTGAGACTTGTCACCTTTCGCCAGAAAAAGTGATTGTTCTGAATAACCCTGTAATCCTAGCTGATGAATGGCAAAAAGATCCTCATCCTGAAAAACTCAAATTCGTTTTTTTAGGGAAAATTAACAAACGTAAAGGAATTTATGATTTACTGAGAGCCTTTGCTAACCTGAAACCGGATTATCGGAATAAAGTTGAATTAGTGTTAGCTGGAAGCGGAGAGGTTGAAGAAGCTCAAAATTTAGTAACCCAATTAGGGATTCAAGAGCAAATTAGTTTTCCCGGCTGGCTTGATCAACAGCAACGAGATAAATTACTAGGCGAAAGTGATGTGATGTTGCTCCCCTCTTATAATGAAGGACTCCCTATGGCAATTTTAGAAGCCATGAGTTGGGGACTTCCAGTAATTACAACGCCCGTGGGAGGAATTCCTGAAGTGATTGAACAGGGAAAAACCGGATTATTGATTAATCCAGGTGATATTGAACAGTTAACAGAAGCAATGCAATCTTTAATTGAAAATCCATCTTTAAGATTATCTTTAGGTTTGGCTGCACGCAAAAAAGTTGAACCTCTATCGATTGAGTATTACAGCCAGGATTTATTCAATATCTATCATGAGATTATTCAACAAAACAGAACTGAACAAAGGGATACAGAAAACCTAAAATCAAATTCCTTGCAAAAACAAACGATGTAG